The Lolium rigidum isolate FL_2022 chromosome 1, APGP_CSIRO_Lrig_0.1, whole genome shotgun sequence region GCTGGAAGTTCCTTTTTTAATGAGAAGACTCCACAGATGGGTCTATATGATGGATACTATGGTTTTATCTGCTTTGCATTGCTATGGGCTTCAGGAATCCGAATGCTGTTTGCAAGGCGTATGACTGACGACATAGACAGTCAATTTGAGAGGCCTGCTCGTATGAATGCACTTTTTTTCTTTGATGAGTATACTACTAACACACTTGATCACAGCCAGTTGGTCAAGTTGTTAGATGTAGAGCTTGGTATAATAATGTATGATGATCTCTACACAAAGGCTCCATTGCTGCGTAAAAGGAGTGGAATCATACTCCGCTGCATCTCTCAGGTGTCTGCTATTGTTGCTCTTGTGCTCTTCTCTATTACtagcaaaaaacaaggagatagaTATAGCAGAGCTGACATTGTTATCACTTACATATTATTTACCGGAAGTTTACTTCTAGAAGTTTGTGCAATGATTACGATGTTGGCATCACCTTGGACATGGGCATGGCTGGAGGCTGAAGGGTACCAAAGGCTCGCTTCCATATCCAGGTTTCTTCTCTCCAGCAAAGTGTTTGGATTGCCTGAGACTAGGCTGTTGTGGTCAGGAATAATGGGGCAGTACAGCCTTTTAAGGTATATAGGCTTCAACGAGCAGGTAAACCTCTCCCAGCGAGTGATGAGCATGATCAGGAAGATGGCTGGAGCATTGGGCATTGGGGAGGCGAAGAACCTATTCTGGTTAAGCAAGCTGTTGGACACCACGAGCGAGGTGGTGGATGACAAGATCACTGAGTTTTTAGTGGAAGAGATTCGACATTTTACACATGGGGGCCAAAGGCAGTGGCCACATCTCGGTCCATTCTTGAAGGAAACAGTAACATTGAGGACGGATTTTGTTACTACCATATCCCTGTTGCATCTAATGACAGAGATTCATTTAAGTGAGGTATCAGCTTCCACTTCTGGTTACATTGGTGGGGATTCCGCTGCTCTGGCCAATGTCTGCCGGAAGCTGTCTAACTACATGTTCTACCTTGTTGTTGCACACCCAGCTTCTGCTTCCTTGCTACTGGTAGCCGCTGGCAGTCCTGAATCTGCAATAGAGAAAGTTCGTGAGAATTTTTTGGCTGTGTTGAGCAGTAGCAAGGATGACACTCTGCATGCAGCCAGCGTGGAAATCCGGAAATTAGTTGAGTTACCTTTGACTGAGAGATACGAAGAAACACTTGAGGAGCTGAAAAACATGTGGCTGAGGCTTCTTATCTATGCTGCGGGTAAGTCGCGCCCCGAGGAGCACGCTGCACAGCTGGCCAAAGGAGGGGAGCTCATCACCTTCGTCTGGCTGCTCATGGCCCattataagcttggggattgCGGGAGCCAACGGATCGATCTTACACAGGCACGAGGAAATGATCCGGACATACCTCCTCTTGCCCTCCGCGCCTTCAATCTCTAAGGGTTCTACGGCAGCGACTAACAGGTAACCTCTAACCACGACTGCCTAAACACTTTTCTTGGCTCATTTAACTCATAATTACTTTACACTCTCAAAAGATTTGTCCTCACATTTTATCTTATATAAGAAATATTTTTGATTGTTTTAATTTGTTTCAGAAGCTATTCCACGTTATAACCTATCTCACCtaccattttttgaatttttaatgcCTATTTGCGTTGGCTGGGAGCACCTAGGACTGATGTAACGTCATTACTACCTCCATTTTGTAATACATGGCATTTGAATTGATTGGATTGTCCTAAATGTCTTATATTTGAAAATAAAAAGAGAGTACAAAATTTTATTCTAAATACCAGAAGATATTTGTCTTGTATACTGTGATCTGTTCCTTACCTGCTGCATGCTTACTTACTTGGGTTGGACATGCATATGCAGGGTACAAAGGCTTGAGGTGGGAGCACTACGACGCCATTGTGTCAAATGCATCCATCTGCAGATCCTGGCTGTTAGGGCTACTCTGTGCAACCAATGCTACCCCTTATGTCAATACTACCATATAAGAAGTCATGAGTCAATTGTTGGATAATAGAACATCTTTCAATTGCTGATGTTAATGATTTATGCACAAGCACTGTAATGACCAATTGAACTCATTATTTATGGTGACCAACATTTTGCATGTAACTAGTAATGATAAACTTTGTGCTTCCCGTTAAAATCAGCTTTGTTACGGTGAGCCCGCAATAGCTCCCAGCGATGTCCTTTTGGGTTCCTCCGTCCGTGCCTATTGTCCACCATGACGCTCAAACACCATTTGGAGGCGTCGTTCCCTCGTCGTGATGCCCAAACACCATTCCGAGCATGCGCGTCGAGCTGAGGCTGGGACAAGCATCGGAGCGGGGCCAGTTCCCATCAGCCAGCTGTACCACTCCCAGGCCACAACAGCACGAGCTGAGGACTGGAGAGCTAGCCAGTATTCTGTGGGTtcaaaattttaggaatttctcccTTTCTCGACAGTGAGCGGAAAAAAGTATTGTCTGTCAAATTATTTCATAAATTTTGAATTAATAATCAGTATATAGGCTCAACGTGGACAACTTAGAACAACATGTACCATTTTTTCATTTCCAGGTTCCGATGTATATAGTATTCTCACAGCAAAATCAAAAAACTATTGTAAAGAAATCATCACATCAAAAGAAGTCAATCTAACTACTACTTTACATTTCTCCACTGCACTCTTCTTCCTCTCATAAAATTAGATTGATAAAACTTGCATTTTAATCACACTCCCTAGCCAAAAAATAATCTACTAAAATATAATATAATAGTATTGCTTACTTTTTAGGATGTCATCGGTCTATTAGGATACATGGGACACTCTTGTTTTTAAATCAAactttgaacaaaattccatTAGGACACATCAGcgtttaaatttgaaataaatCAATCAGCGCTTAGATCACAATTTTGTACCAAATTCATTTGTATCTGTGGAGTTAATTTCATATAGTGCAATATGTTATTAATCACAAAAAGTGATACTATGTATAAAAAACTATGTATTAAGTGGGTTAGTTACGACATCTAAGATGACTATAAATATTGCTTTGTTTGCAACCCTTAAATATCTCAACAAATAAAAACTAATGTGTACAACATTCTAATTGGTGTGCAATTCAATCTGGATACTTTTTTTCGAAATATAGGCATTATTCAATCTGGATACTTAAGTTTAAATTTTTGTAATTGGATTTGAACATTGGAAGTGAGGATTATTTGTTGTTAATTATGCACTCTTATgcattacattttttttttaaaaaaaaaactcgaTAGTACAGGGGTGTCTCGACGTTACTTATATTTCTATTGAATGTACGGTTCTATAGCACGTCATTGGCTAGCTTTGGTGAACTCTCATCCATTCAGGATATGAGGGTAATTCATCTAAAAGAAGGATATGAGGGCAATATTGAATAATGGAGAAAGTTTGAGTATGGATTTTGTTGCATGGATTATGTACTTTCCTCAATATAATCACAGTGTCAACACCGTcctcaaatataaaaaatacgCACGTGCAAATATGTTGTCCAGAAGCAATGCTCCGTTTGGTGTTTATCTCATTCCATATACGTATATCCAGAGCTCATCAAAGATAGCTCCAGGTATATCAATATCCATCCATGCTTGATTAACTAAAATAATTATCCAAATTCCATCAAAGCAGCAAAAATTATTAATTCGATTTGTTAGCAGAGGATGCACCCAGGTATAATGGCCGACACATCCACATTGTTTTTTTTGGCTTATATAATCATTCAAACCCGCAGATAACTTCTGCTACCTCTCTATATATGCATGCTGTCTCTAGCTACCAAGGAAATCCGTTATTCGATCTCGACGGTTGCTGAAAAACTTATAAATCTGATGCATCCATGCATAGCATTTGAGTGGCCGGTTGTGGCTACCAGACGGACGGTACGTCGTTAAGAATTAATTATTGAAAGATGACGACAATCCATTCGTGTGCAGCATGCATTACGAGAGAAGTTTAATTATACAATCATCATGCATTTGCATGATCTGCATATAATTGCACACGATGGAAAGAGGTTAGGAGTATAATTGAACACGATGCAATGCCGTTGTAGCTGGAGCTACAAGTTTTCTAAATACAGTTGCACTAGCTAGCTTAATTAGACATTCGACAACCGAAAAGTGAGTAGTATCATCGTGTGCTGCTTACGCAGAGGCTTACATTGGCGTTGGAAGAGGTACTCCAGCTAAGTTAGGTGAAACACGAGGTCATAAGAATCTCTCTTGTCTCCCAACTTGCAACGCACAAGGGACAAAATCGAACGCAGGCCTCATCTCATCGATCTCGATCTCAGTAACCACTGTCATGCCTACGCAAATGATAATCGTGCCCGCATGTGCCATCCTTGCTGTCGCTTCATCTATCCGTGGACTCAACCATTTCCTCCAGAATAGGCGCCCGTGCAAGCGATCCATGACGCCTACAATCTAGAGATCCATGTATATTTATTGTAAAAACCAATGTGTTCTTGTGTTCATGCAATCGAGAGGAAATCTTTGATGTGCTTGCCACCCCAACCAAGTGATGTCTGTTTTCCCATACACAACAAAAAATACATGGTTTTGGAGCTTGTGGTTGTCTAGCTCTGGTGAACTCGCAGTCGTTTTTGAACTAAAATCAAACAACAAAGAAATGTGGGGATTCTCCTGTATTACTTTGTTTGCGTGCACACGTTTAAGTTTTCTTCTGTGTTCATTTAAAAAAACACAATACATTCGTGCAACATACTTTGTGCGAGGAATGTGAAATACTAGTACCATCTAAAAGCATATATCATCAGATGCAACATGAAAACTGTCGATCGACTGACAATATAATTGCGTCACATCTACccatatgtggaaaccctagggttagggttagggttagagttagggttagagctagggttagagttagggttagggaaaccGTAGGGTGGGGACCCCGCAcatctacccatatgtacatcgatagcaaatgttgggcctagtggctccggttgacccgtctgcgaagagcgtcactcgtgggacctacatatgccatctaccaattcttaaaaaatagaaccattttttacataattcatactagtaaataaataatacaaacataatataaagtaatataagagaggaaaaaataaaaaataaaccctACGGCGGGGACCatgcaaatctacccctagggttagggttagggttagcaatggacttttttcctttgttttaggatatatgtacatcgatagcagatgttgggcctcACCGCtcccgtcgacccgtctacgaagagcgtcactcgtgggatctacatataccatctaccattttttcctttaaaaaagtaactatttttacataattcatactagtcaataaataaaacaaacataatataaagtaaatgagagagaagaaaaaaagaaaaaaaatatgtatgccgagggtggccgtcggcataggtgggtgatgccctatgccgagggtggccctcggcgcctcgctgacgccgtgaccgagccgtcacggccggagcgggaccggagcacatgcttgtactacgccgacggccttacgtacgccgagggtggccgtcggcgtagccctatcTACGCCGAGGGTATTCATACGCCGAGGGTATTCATACGCCGCTGCCATGGgccggacgtacgccgacggccccgacatttggccgccggcgcagcgagccattcctgtagtgcacgGTTCATGAAAGATTACAAAAGAGTTGTACTATAGGGTCTAGCTCTTCTTAGGCGTCTGCAGCATGCCAAGGATCAAGTCTTTCAAGACAGGGGGGCAGCTGCTGCAGAGAAGATCGAAGCCTTCTGTGGCAACAATCGCCTCCATGTTCGCCGGACAGAGGAGGAACTCGTAGCACGCCGCCTTCAACCCGTGGCAGCCGTGCTGCTCGGCCAGCGTCAGTATATAATGACCCAATTGCTAAAAAGTGCTCGGTGGCTGGTTTGCTCCATCGAGCCCTCGCTCCGTGGCCGTCCGATGGTATTAATCACGCCTCGCTTTGTGTTGTTGTTCCGACAACTTCGCCCTGGATCACGTGGCAGGCCGCACCACACGCTCGTCCTATTCCCGTTCCCCTTTTTCTATCTTCGCGTTCCTCCCGCAGGCCCGGACCGCGAAATCCCGTCTCCGACGAGCTCCATATCCAGCGCGGCGGCCGCGGCTACGGCGGTGGAGTCGTCGGCATGTGCACGGCCTAGTTCCTCTCCACCCTTGCGGCCGCCTCCCCTACCGTCCCGACCCTGTTCGAGAAATCCGTCCCCGCCTGTGCCGTCTCCGGCAAGGCCGGCGGCTTCCTCGCCCTCGACCGGTCCGACCCTACCGTCCCCGATCTCTTGACGCTCGCGCATGCCTCCTGCCCCATCCACGGCGACCTCGCCACCGCCTTCTCAATCTACCTCCCTCCCAGCCCCTCCCTCCCAGCCCCCATAGCCCCACCAGCTCCTCCCTTTCTCGGTTGTCCCCTCTGCTTCTACAGCGCCGCCGCGCGTGCTCGGAACCACAGACACCACCACGCAGGTCCATCATCCCGGAATCTTCACCAAGGTCTTCCTCGGCGCGTCCGACGCCTAGGTTGTCATCCGGGAGCTGGAGCGCATGGTAGTTCGCGAAGGGCGAGTCCTAGGAGTTGAGGTGAAGGGATGCGGAGTGGTGGACACCGACGTTGTGGTGCTTGCGCTCGGCCCGTGTTCCAGGCAGTTCGATTTTGTCAAGGAGGTGTTCGATGTGCCCAGGCTTCCGGAAAATCAGTGATGGACATAGTAGTGCTAGTGCTGGGTTTGTAGATGAACTGATGCTTGTTCCATTATCTTCTTAATTAGGCACCTCTGAGTGGAGGAAGGCTATAGCGATGAGGACGAGGGAGCTGCTCTGGTGAGCAGTCGCAGGACTCCTAAGTCAAAGCTGCTCGTGGCCACCTTGTCCGCAACTGCTAGGAGATGGAAGGTAATCAATCAGCAGACTAGGTGTTTGAAACTAGTCCTAAATTCCTGATTTACTGAATGTTAACTACATGGTCTGTCAGTGTATTACAGAGGGCGGTGAGTTTCAGGAGAAGGAAGAGGCAGCAGCCGGCCACCGACAGGCactagctcggcggcggcggtgtccatCAGCAACATAAACAACTTCAATAGCCAGGACAACAGCGTATTCCCGGTTCTAGCACACTCACTGCTATGGCTAGCACCGAAAATGAGTTGTAAGATGACGATGCGGTAGCTGCATCATGATTACTGGATCACCACAGACTTCAATTGTAAGCTAGCTAACCATATTGCACCTTTGAAGTTCTGATCTGCTGATCCATGTTGGATCGATCCATGCTGATTATTGTTGACGAATTTGACTTTTAGTTGTCCCAGAATTTGACTTTTTTTAGTTATTCTCATATAACTAAGTTGCTGCATTTTGGTATACTCATGTTCCAGTTAGCAAAGGACCTGGGATTCCCTAAGTATGCAATCTAGCTGTCCTAGGATTAACCTTATGTTTTTCATACAACTAAGTTGCCATAGTGATAGACTCATGTTCTACTAAACAAGGACCTGATATTCCCTAAGTATGCAATTTACTTGTCCCAGGGTTCACCTTGTATTGTTTTTTCATACAACTAAGTTGGTGCAGTGCTATACTCATGTTCTACAAAACAAGGAACTGACATCCCCTAACTACAACCTCTATTCACTATAAGACGTTTTAACAAGCAAacgtcttatattagtgaacggagggagtactaaactaGTTGTCTGATGGTTGTGCTCTTGTTGTATGCACCATACAAGTTTTTTACTTATAATCAAATACCCCGCCCCCTAAGTAGTATACTGATTGAATTAAGTTGCCTCTTGCCATCTCACTAAGTTGTTTCAGGAATTTTCTTATTGTGTGCCATGAAATATATATGAAAGTAGGAGTTGTAGCATGTCTTTGCAAACCAAGCAGCAAATCATTtgcatttcttttcttttgggtaCAATGTTTTAGGTTTATGCGGCAACAAGAGTATTACCAGTGTTTAATTTGGTGTCAACAGCGAGCTACCAAGATATTTTTTACCTATGTCTGTACCATgtacaaaaagaaaaacaaatgtgGTCTCTTCTTCTGCTATCTACTAGTGTTAGATAAGGCAGCTGCTGCGTGTTTCTTCATGTTGCTTTTTAATTATGCTTCTTCACTTTTGAAGTTGGCTACTGGATTAATTAAGTTGCCTTGGTCAACATGCCTACTAAGCTCAAATGTGTTGTTATTCTGATTTTTCTGGCAGTAAAATTTGAGATGAATAAGCATTGTGTTTATTCGTTATGTTTATTGGTCATTGGCCAGGAAGCTATTATTATCTAGGTCATTCCTGGGAGCACCGCACTGTGAGGATGACATTGTTCATCTAGTTTGTTCATTCATGCTTCTTCAGTTGTTTCAATTGTGGCTTTTAGTGTTTTTTGCTGTAACCTAAGTTGCAGCCAAGATTAGCCCAAGTTGTTTTCACTATACCCTAATTGTATTCTTTGGTTGTTTTCACTATACCCTAAGTTGTCTTTTAGTTAGCTTAAGTTGCATTTGTTTCGTAGCCTAAGATGTAGCAAGGAAATCATGTATTTGTTATGTAGCCTAAGATA contains the following coding sequences:
- the LOC124662347 gene encoding uncharacterized protein LOC124662347, translated to MRVELRLGQASERGQFPSASCTTPRPQQHELRTGELASILWFLSTLAAASPTVPTLFEKSVPACAVSGKAGGFLALDRSDPTVPDLLTLAHASCPIHGDLATAFSIYLPPSPSLPAPIAPPAPPFLGCPLCFYSAAARARNHRHHHVVIRELERMVVREGRVLGVEVKGCGVVDTDVVVLALGPCSRQFDFVKEVFDVPRLPENQ
- the LOC124662336 gene encoding uncharacterized protein LOC124662336, whose amino-acid sequence is MESIWQLINEWEIQLLVLLSFIIQVFLFFTGSLRRCSKNGLLRGTIWIAYLGADVVAVYALGFLSRQEDAIMENGTLRRTHPLAFFWAPFLLIHLGGQDTITSFAIEDNNLWLRHLLNLVVEVTLALYVFWKSTIWRDVQLLVPGIFVFVAGIIKYGERTMALRYGNLYNSRSAGSSFFNEKTPQMGLYDGYYGFICFALLWASGIRMLFARRMTDDIDSQFERPARMNALFFFDEYTTNTLDHSQLVKLLDVELGIIMYDDLYTKAPLLRKRSGIILRCISQVSAIVALVLFSITSKKQGDRYSRADIVITYILFTGSLLLEVCAMITMLASPWTWAWLEAEGYQRLASISRFLLSSKVFGLPETRLLWSGIMGQYSLLRYIGFNEQVNLSQRVMSMIRKMAGALGIGEAKNLFWLSKLLDTTSEVVDDKITEFLVEEIRHFTHGGQRQWPHLGPFLKETVTLRTDFVTTISLLHLMTEIHLSEVSASTSGYIGGDSAALANVCRKLSNYMFYLVVAHPASASLLLVAAGSPESAIEKVRENFLAVLSSSKDDTLHAASVEIRKLVELPLTERYEETLEELKNMWLRLLIYAAGKSRPEEHAAQLAKGGELITFVWLLMAHYKLGDCGSQRIDLTQARGNDPDIPPLALRAFNL